One genomic segment of Pongo pygmaeus isolate AG05252 chromosome 19, NHGRI_mPonPyg2-v2.0_pri, whole genome shotgun sequence includes these proteins:
- the MEIOC gene encoding meiosis-specific coiled-coil domain-containing protein MEIOC isoform X1 gives MEVRRGDTCPRPHPSGLREEGLEPKVAFAGGANRCWNLGADAGSRLTDVFGSVMLTGSASFYDCYKSQSEDNVDLRQTYTPFSSTEYSSSVDSSLFCAPWSTYGDDIKQPSNSQINIKNRIQTERNDYGSETDLYGLVSNILEEQDKSQPYFAEGTCSSNLKSVWPMNTSRFADHHDLLTETKRPIDTAISQQAFCSGESVSAMEKQYLHNSNLTPQQKIDELYHGFTGLDLEEQWMYPSRSDHSNCHNIQTNDTVKTTFQEYPLIKNCFTPQTGLSDIMKESGVDIYPYGRDRICTKGLEAPLQQKRAEMFLSQFNRYNENVDYCRYPEYVHPNKAKLNKCSNFSVQDSKKLANGTPETPTVEADTYTKLFQVKPANQKKMEETIPDQQNFTFPKTTPHLTEKQFAKEAVFTADFGLTSEYGLKPHTACPANDFANVTEKQQFAKPDPPHSEYFKSVNLLSNSATSSGGINLNRPTWMNVQTKNNTPIPYRNQGNLMKLNSHLNAASKGSNHSSDFPQLSSTNLTPNSNLFQKHCQENPSAFSSFDFSYNGAERIQSVNHIEGLTKPGEENLFELVTDKKIKQPNGFCDNYSAQQYGIIENINKHNFQAKPQSGHYDPEEGPKHLDGLSQNTYQDLLESQGHSNSHRTRGGDNSRVNRTQASCFSNNYMMGDLRHNQGFQQLGSNGFPLRSTHPFGHAVVPLLESYDLFSYDDLSHLYPYFNDMMYGDNSFSGLMPTFGFQRPIKTRSGPASELHMRLEECYEQWRALEKERKKTELALAKNYPGKKVSSTNNTPIPRLTSNPSRVDRLIVDELRELARVVTLLGKMERLRSSLLHANISTALDRHLESIHIVQSRRKDEIVNASNRQRQGVPRCQDDRGTNINAYSCDVFALASAIKEMCVATRKTRTALWCALQMTLPKTASTADVVKALQDTVNCEDTKSMKA, from the exons AGTGAAGACAATGTAGACCTAAGGCAGACCTATACTCCATTTTCTTCAACAGAATATTCAAGTTCTGTAGATTCTTCACTTTTCTGTGCACCATGGTCTACTTATGGAGATGATATTAAACAACCTTCTAATTCTCAGATCAATATAAAGAACAG gattcaaacagaaagaaatgactATGGCAGTGAAACAGACTTATATGGACTTGTGTCTAACATTTTGGAAGAACAAGATAAGTCACAGCCATATTTTGCTGAAGG GACCTGCTCCTCCAATTTAAAGTCAGTTTGGCCAATGAACACAAGCAGATTTGCAGATCACCATGACCTCTTAACAGAAACCAAAAGGCCAATAGATACAGCCATCTCTCAGCAAGCTTTTTGTAGTGGTGAATCTGTGTCAGCAATGGAAAAGCAATACCTGCATAACAGTAATCTCACACCACAACAAAAAATAGATGAACTTTATCATGGATTTACTGGTTTAGACCTTGAAGAACAATGGATGTACCCCTCACGAAGTGATCATTCTAACTGTCACAATATTCAGACAAATGATACAGTTAAGACAACATTCCAAGAGTATCCACTTATCAAAAACTGTTTTACACCACAAACTGGTCTGTCTGATATCATGAAAGAATCAGGAGTTGATATCTACCCTTATGGAAGAGACAGAATATGTACTAAAGGTCTTGAAGCACCACTACAGCAAAAAAGGGCAGAGATGTTTCTTTCTCAATTTAATAGATACAATGAAAATGTAGATTATTGTAGATACCCAGAGTATGTTCATCCTAATAAGGCTAAGCTTAATAAATGTTCAAATTTTAGTGTCCAAGatagcaaaaaattagccaatggCACACCTGAAACACCAACTGTAGAAGCAGACACCTACACAAAGTTATTTCAGGTTAAACCAGCGAATCAGAAGAAAATGGAGGAGACAATCCCTGATCAGCAGAATTTCACATTTCCGAAAACTACGCCACATCTGACGGAGAAACAGTTCGCAAAGGAAGCAGTATTCACTGCTGATTTTGGCTTAACATCAGAATATGGACTAAAACCTCACACAGCTTGTCCTGCTAATGATTTTGCTAACGTCACAGAAAAGCAACAGTTTGCTAAACCTGATCCCCCACATTCTGAGTATTTTAAATCAGTGAATTTATTATCAAACTCAGCAACATCTTCAGGAGGTATCAATTTAAACAGACCAACTTGGATGAatgttcaaacaaaaaataacactCCTATTCCTTATCGAAATCAAGGTAACTTGATGAAATTAAATAGTCATTTAAATGCAGCTTCAAAAGGTTCTAACCATTCTTCAGATTTCCCCCAACTATCATCCACAAACTTAACCCCAAATAGCaatttatttcagaaacattGCCAAGAAAACCCTTCAGCATTTTCTAGTTTTGATTTTAGTTACAATGGTGCAGAAAGAATCCAATCTGTCAATCACATAGAAGGACTAACAAAGCCTGGAGAAGAAAATCTCTTTGAATTGGttacagataaaaaaataaagcagccaAATGGATTTTGTGATAACTATTCAGCTCAGCAGTATGGGataattgaaaatataaacaaacataatTTTCAAGCCAAGCCCCAGAGTGGACATTATGATCCTGAGGAAGGTCCAAAGCATTTAGATGGCTTATCACAAAATACATACCAAGATCTACTGGAGTCACAGGGTCATTCTAATAGCCACAGAACGAGAGGTGGAGACAATAGCCGTGTGAATCGCACACAAGCGTCATGCTTTTCTAATAATTATATGATGGGAGATTTAAGGCATAATCAGGGTTTTCAACAACTTGGTTCGAATGGGTTTCCCCTAAGATCCACCCACCCATTTGGCCATGCAGTTGTTCCACTGTTGGAGTCCTATGACTTATTTTCTTATGATGACTTAAGCCATTTGTACCCTTATTTTAATGATATGATGTATGGTGATAACTCTTTTTCTGGTCTCATGCCAACTTTTGGATTTCAAAGACCAATTAAAACCCGTAGTGGACCAGCCAGTGAACTTCATATGCGTCTAGAAGAGTGCTATGAACAATGGAGAGcattagaaaaagagagaaaaaag ACTGAATTAGCCCTTGCCAAGAATTATCCTGGGAAAAAAGTATCCAGTACTAACAACACTCCAATTCCAAGGCTGACTTCCAACCCATCTAGAGTTGATCGCTTAATTGTGGATGAACTTCGAGAACTAGCCAGA GTTGTGACTTTACTAGGCAAAATGGAACGTCTTCGGAGTTCTCTTCTTCATGCCAATATCTCTACTGCTCTTGATAGACACTTGGAGTCTATTCACATTGTACAGTCACGTAGAAAGGATGAAATTGTTAATGCTTCCAATCGGCAAAGGCAAGGAGTTCCTAGATGCCAAGATGACAGAGGTACAAATATTAATGCATATTCTTGTG atgtTTTTGCCCTTGCTTCAGCAATTAAAGAGATGTGTGTGGCTACTCGGAAAACACGCACTGCCCTGTGGTGTGCACTGCAGATGACCTTGCCAAAAACAGCCAGTACAGCTGATGTGGTAAAGGCTTTACAAGATACAGTAAACTGTGAAGATACAAAGTCCATGAAAGCATAA
- the MEIOC gene encoding meiosis-specific coiled-coil domain-containing protein MEIOC isoform X2 gives MEVRRGDTCPRPHPSGLREEGLEPKVAFAGGANRCWNLGADAGSRLTDVFGSVMLTGSASFYDCYKSQSEDNVDLRQTYTPFSSTEYSSSVDSSLFCAPWSTYGDDIKQPSNSQINIKNRIQTERNDYGSETDLYGLVSNILEEQDKSQPYFAEGTCSSNLKSVWPMNTSRFADHHDLLTETKRPIDTAISQQAFCSGESVSAMEKQYLHNSNLTPQQKIDELYHGFTGLDLEEQWMYPSRSDHSNCHNIQTNDTVKTTFQEYPLIKNCFTPQTGLSDIMKESGVDIYPYGRDRICTKGLEAPLQQKRAEMFLSQFNRYNENVDYCRYPEYVHPNKAKLNKCSNFSVQDSKKLANGTPETPTVEADTYTKLFQVKPANQKKMEETIPDQQNFTFPKTTPHLTEKQFAKEAVFTADFGLTSEYGLKPHTACPANDFANVTEKQQFAKPDPPHSEYFKSVNLLSNSATSSGGINLNRPTWMNVQTKNNTPIPYRNQGNLMKLNSHLNAASKGSNHSSDFPQLSSTNLTPNSNLFQKHCQENPSAFSSFDFSYNGAERIQSVNHIEGLTKPGEENLFELVTDKKIKQPNGFCDNYSAQQYGIIENINKHNFQAKPQSGHYDPEEGPKHLDGLSQNTYQDLLESQGHSNSHRTRGGDNSRVNRTQASCFSNNYMMGDLRHNQGFQQLGSNGFPLRSTHPFGHAVVPLLESYDLFSYDDLSHLYPYFNDMMYGDNSFSGLMPTFGFQRPIKTRSGPASELHMRLEECYEQWRALEKERKKTELALAKNYPGKKVSSTNNTPIPRLTSNPSRVDRLIVDELRELARVVTLLGKMERLRSSLLHANISTALDRHLESIHIVQSRRKDEIVNASNRQRQGVPRCQDDRDVFALASAIKEMCVATRKTRTALWCALQMTLPKTASTADVVKALQDTVNCEDTKSMKA, from the exons AGTGAAGACAATGTAGACCTAAGGCAGACCTATACTCCATTTTCTTCAACAGAATATTCAAGTTCTGTAGATTCTTCACTTTTCTGTGCACCATGGTCTACTTATGGAGATGATATTAAACAACCTTCTAATTCTCAGATCAATATAAAGAACAG gattcaaacagaaagaaatgactATGGCAGTGAAACAGACTTATATGGACTTGTGTCTAACATTTTGGAAGAACAAGATAAGTCACAGCCATATTTTGCTGAAGG GACCTGCTCCTCCAATTTAAAGTCAGTTTGGCCAATGAACACAAGCAGATTTGCAGATCACCATGACCTCTTAACAGAAACCAAAAGGCCAATAGATACAGCCATCTCTCAGCAAGCTTTTTGTAGTGGTGAATCTGTGTCAGCAATGGAAAAGCAATACCTGCATAACAGTAATCTCACACCACAACAAAAAATAGATGAACTTTATCATGGATTTACTGGTTTAGACCTTGAAGAACAATGGATGTACCCCTCACGAAGTGATCATTCTAACTGTCACAATATTCAGACAAATGATACAGTTAAGACAACATTCCAAGAGTATCCACTTATCAAAAACTGTTTTACACCACAAACTGGTCTGTCTGATATCATGAAAGAATCAGGAGTTGATATCTACCCTTATGGAAGAGACAGAATATGTACTAAAGGTCTTGAAGCACCACTACAGCAAAAAAGGGCAGAGATGTTTCTTTCTCAATTTAATAGATACAATGAAAATGTAGATTATTGTAGATACCCAGAGTATGTTCATCCTAATAAGGCTAAGCTTAATAAATGTTCAAATTTTAGTGTCCAAGatagcaaaaaattagccaatggCACACCTGAAACACCAACTGTAGAAGCAGACACCTACACAAAGTTATTTCAGGTTAAACCAGCGAATCAGAAGAAAATGGAGGAGACAATCCCTGATCAGCAGAATTTCACATTTCCGAAAACTACGCCACATCTGACGGAGAAACAGTTCGCAAAGGAAGCAGTATTCACTGCTGATTTTGGCTTAACATCAGAATATGGACTAAAACCTCACACAGCTTGTCCTGCTAATGATTTTGCTAACGTCACAGAAAAGCAACAGTTTGCTAAACCTGATCCCCCACATTCTGAGTATTTTAAATCAGTGAATTTATTATCAAACTCAGCAACATCTTCAGGAGGTATCAATTTAAACAGACCAACTTGGATGAatgttcaaacaaaaaataacactCCTATTCCTTATCGAAATCAAGGTAACTTGATGAAATTAAATAGTCATTTAAATGCAGCTTCAAAAGGTTCTAACCATTCTTCAGATTTCCCCCAACTATCATCCACAAACTTAACCCCAAATAGCaatttatttcagaaacattGCCAAGAAAACCCTTCAGCATTTTCTAGTTTTGATTTTAGTTACAATGGTGCAGAAAGAATCCAATCTGTCAATCACATAGAAGGACTAACAAAGCCTGGAGAAGAAAATCTCTTTGAATTGGttacagataaaaaaataaagcagccaAATGGATTTTGTGATAACTATTCAGCTCAGCAGTATGGGataattgaaaatataaacaaacataatTTTCAAGCCAAGCCCCAGAGTGGACATTATGATCCTGAGGAAGGTCCAAAGCATTTAGATGGCTTATCACAAAATACATACCAAGATCTACTGGAGTCACAGGGTCATTCTAATAGCCACAGAACGAGAGGTGGAGACAATAGCCGTGTGAATCGCACACAAGCGTCATGCTTTTCTAATAATTATATGATGGGAGATTTAAGGCATAATCAGGGTTTTCAACAACTTGGTTCGAATGGGTTTCCCCTAAGATCCACCCACCCATTTGGCCATGCAGTTGTTCCACTGTTGGAGTCCTATGACTTATTTTCTTATGATGACTTAAGCCATTTGTACCCTTATTTTAATGATATGATGTATGGTGATAACTCTTTTTCTGGTCTCATGCCAACTTTTGGATTTCAAAGACCAATTAAAACCCGTAGTGGACCAGCCAGTGAACTTCATATGCGTCTAGAAGAGTGCTATGAACAATGGAGAGcattagaaaaagagagaaaaaag ACTGAATTAGCCCTTGCCAAGAATTATCCTGGGAAAAAAGTATCCAGTACTAACAACACTCCAATTCCAAGGCTGACTTCCAACCCATCTAGAGTTGATCGCTTAATTGTGGATGAACTTCGAGAACTAGCCAGA GTTGTGACTTTACTAGGCAAAATGGAACGTCTTCGGAGTTCTCTTCTTCATGCCAATATCTCTACTGCTCTTGATAGACACTTGGAGTCTATTCACATTGTACAGTCACGTAGAAAGGATGAAATTGTTAATGCTTCCAATCGGCAAAGGCAAGGAGTTCCTAGATGCCAAGATGACAGAG atgtTTTTGCCCTTGCTTCAGCAATTAAAGAGATGTGTGTGGCTACTCGGAAAACACGCACTGCCCTGTGGTGTGCACTGCAGATGACCTTGCCAAAAACAGCCAGTACAGCTGATGTGGTAAAGGCTTTACAAGATACAGTAAACTGTGAAGATACAAAGTCCATGAAAGCATAA
- the MEIOC gene encoding meiosis-specific coiled-coil domain-containing protein MEIOC isoform X4 → MNTSRFADHHDLLTETKRPIDTAISQQAFCSGESVSAMEKQYLHNSNLTPQQKIDELYHGFTGLDLEEQWMYPSRSDHSNCHNIQTNDTVKTTFQEYPLIKNCFTPQTGLSDIMKESGVDIYPYGRDRICTKGLEAPLQQKRAEMFLSQFNRYNENVDYCRYPEYVHPNKAKLNKCSNFSVQDSKKLANGTPETPTVEADTYTKLFQVKPANQKKMEETIPDQQNFTFPKTTPHLTEKQFAKEAVFTADFGLTSEYGLKPHTACPANDFANVTEKQQFAKPDPPHSEYFKSVNLLSNSATSSGGINLNRPTWMNVQTKNNTPIPYRNQGNLMKLNSHLNAASKGSNHSSDFPQLSSTNLTPNSNLFQKHCQENPSAFSSFDFSYNGAERIQSVNHIEGLTKPGEENLFELVTDKKIKQPNGFCDNYSAQQYGIIENINKHNFQAKPQSGHYDPEEGPKHLDGLSQNTYQDLLESQGHSNSHRTRGGDNSRVNRTQASCFSNNYMMGDLRHNQGFQQLGSNGFPLRSTHPFGHAVVPLLESYDLFSYDDLSHLYPYFNDMMYGDNSFSGLMPTFGFQRPIKTRSGPASELHMRLEECYEQWRALEKERKKTELALAKNYPGKKVSSTNNTPIPRLTSNPSRVDRLIVDELRELARVVTLLGKMERLRSSLLHANISTALDRHLESIHIVQSRRKDEIVNASNRQRQGVPRCQDDRDVFALASAIKEMCVATRKTRTALWCALQMTLPKTASTADVVKALQDTVNCEDTKSMKA, encoded by the exons ATGAACACAAGCAGATTTGCAGATCACCATGACCTCTTAACAGAAACCAAAAGGCCAATAGATACAGCCATCTCTCAGCAAGCTTTTTGTAGTGGTGAATCTGTGTCAGCAATGGAAAAGCAATACCTGCATAACAGTAATCTCACACCACAACAAAAAATAGATGAACTTTATCATGGATTTACTGGTTTAGACCTTGAAGAACAATGGATGTACCCCTCACGAAGTGATCATTCTAACTGTCACAATATTCAGACAAATGATACAGTTAAGACAACATTCCAAGAGTATCCACTTATCAAAAACTGTTTTACACCACAAACTGGTCTGTCTGATATCATGAAAGAATCAGGAGTTGATATCTACCCTTATGGAAGAGACAGAATATGTACTAAAGGTCTTGAAGCACCACTACAGCAAAAAAGGGCAGAGATGTTTCTTTCTCAATTTAATAGATACAATGAAAATGTAGATTATTGTAGATACCCAGAGTATGTTCATCCTAATAAGGCTAAGCTTAATAAATGTTCAAATTTTAGTGTCCAAGatagcaaaaaattagccaatggCACACCTGAAACACCAACTGTAGAAGCAGACACCTACACAAAGTTATTTCAGGTTAAACCAGCGAATCAGAAGAAAATGGAGGAGACAATCCCTGATCAGCAGAATTTCACATTTCCGAAAACTACGCCACATCTGACGGAGAAACAGTTCGCAAAGGAAGCAGTATTCACTGCTGATTTTGGCTTAACATCAGAATATGGACTAAAACCTCACACAGCTTGTCCTGCTAATGATTTTGCTAACGTCACAGAAAAGCAACAGTTTGCTAAACCTGATCCCCCACATTCTGAGTATTTTAAATCAGTGAATTTATTATCAAACTCAGCAACATCTTCAGGAGGTATCAATTTAAACAGACCAACTTGGATGAatgttcaaacaaaaaataacactCCTATTCCTTATCGAAATCAAGGTAACTTGATGAAATTAAATAGTCATTTAAATGCAGCTTCAAAAGGTTCTAACCATTCTTCAGATTTCCCCCAACTATCATCCACAAACTTAACCCCAAATAGCaatttatttcagaaacattGCCAAGAAAACCCTTCAGCATTTTCTAGTTTTGATTTTAGTTACAATGGTGCAGAAAGAATCCAATCTGTCAATCACATAGAAGGACTAACAAAGCCTGGAGAAGAAAATCTCTTTGAATTGGttacagataaaaaaataaagcagccaAATGGATTTTGTGATAACTATTCAGCTCAGCAGTATGGGataattgaaaatataaacaaacataatTTTCAAGCCAAGCCCCAGAGTGGACATTATGATCCTGAGGAAGGTCCAAAGCATTTAGATGGCTTATCACAAAATACATACCAAGATCTACTGGAGTCACAGGGTCATTCTAATAGCCACAGAACGAGAGGTGGAGACAATAGCCGTGTGAATCGCACACAAGCGTCATGCTTTTCTAATAATTATATGATGGGAGATTTAAGGCATAATCAGGGTTTTCAACAACTTGGTTCGAATGGGTTTCCCCTAAGATCCACCCACCCATTTGGCCATGCAGTTGTTCCACTGTTGGAGTCCTATGACTTATTTTCTTATGATGACTTAAGCCATTTGTACCCTTATTTTAATGATATGATGTATGGTGATAACTCTTTTTCTGGTCTCATGCCAACTTTTGGATTTCAAAGACCAATTAAAACCCGTAGTGGACCAGCCAGTGAACTTCATATGCGTCTAGAAGAGTGCTATGAACAATGGAGAGcattagaaaaagagagaaaaaag ACTGAATTAGCCCTTGCCAAGAATTATCCTGGGAAAAAAGTATCCAGTACTAACAACACTCCAATTCCAAGGCTGACTTCCAACCCATCTAGAGTTGATCGCTTAATTGTGGATGAACTTCGAGAACTAGCCAGA GTTGTGACTTTACTAGGCAAAATGGAACGTCTTCGGAGTTCTCTTCTTCATGCCAATATCTCTACTGCTCTTGATAGACACTTGGAGTCTATTCACATTGTACAGTCACGTAGAAAGGATGAAATTGTTAATGCTTCCAATCGGCAAAGGCAAGGAGTTCCTAGATGCCAAGATGACAGAG atgtTTTTGCCCTTGCTTCAGCAATTAAAGAGATGTGTGTGGCTACTCGGAAAACACGCACTGCCCTGTGGTGTGCACTGCAGATGACCTTGCCAAAAACAGCCAGTACAGCTGATGTGGTAAAGGCTTTACAAGATACAGTAAACTGTGAAGATACAAAGTCCATGAAAGCATAA
- the MEIOC gene encoding meiosis-specific coiled-coil domain-containing protein MEIOC isoform X3 has translation MNTSRFADHHDLLTETKRPIDTAISQQAFCSGESVSAMEKQYLHNSNLTPQQKIDELYHGFTGLDLEEQWMYPSRSDHSNCHNIQTNDTVKTTFQEYPLIKNCFTPQTGLSDIMKESGVDIYPYGRDRICTKGLEAPLQQKRAEMFLSQFNRYNENVDYCRYPEYVHPNKAKLNKCSNFSVQDSKKLANGTPETPTVEADTYTKLFQVKPANQKKMEETIPDQQNFTFPKTTPHLTEKQFAKEAVFTADFGLTSEYGLKPHTACPANDFANVTEKQQFAKPDPPHSEYFKSVNLLSNSATSSGGINLNRPTWMNVQTKNNTPIPYRNQGNLMKLNSHLNAASKGSNHSSDFPQLSSTNLTPNSNLFQKHCQENPSAFSSFDFSYNGAERIQSVNHIEGLTKPGEENLFELVTDKKIKQPNGFCDNYSAQQYGIIENINKHNFQAKPQSGHYDPEEGPKHLDGLSQNTYQDLLESQGHSNSHRTRGGDNSRVNRTQASCFSNNYMMGDLRHNQGFQQLGSNGFPLRSTHPFGHAVVPLLESYDLFSYDDLSHLYPYFNDMMYGDNSFSGLMPTFGFQRPIKTRSGPASELHMRLEECYEQWRALEKERKKTELALAKNYPGKKVSSTNNTPIPRLTSNPSRVDRLIVDELRELARVVTLLGKMERLRSSLLHANISTALDRHLESIHIVQSRRKDEIVNASNRQRQGVPRCQDDRGTNINAYSCDVFALASAIKEMCVATRKTRTALWCALQMTLPKTASTADVVKALQDTVNCEDTKSMKA, from the exons ATGAACACAAGCAGATTTGCAGATCACCATGACCTCTTAACAGAAACCAAAAGGCCAATAGATACAGCCATCTCTCAGCAAGCTTTTTGTAGTGGTGAATCTGTGTCAGCAATGGAAAAGCAATACCTGCATAACAGTAATCTCACACCACAACAAAAAATAGATGAACTTTATCATGGATTTACTGGTTTAGACCTTGAAGAACAATGGATGTACCCCTCACGAAGTGATCATTCTAACTGTCACAATATTCAGACAAATGATACAGTTAAGACAACATTCCAAGAGTATCCACTTATCAAAAACTGTTTTACACCACAAACTGGTCTGTCTGATATCATGAAAGAATCAGGAGTTGATATCTACCCTTATGGAAGAGACAGAATATGTACTAAAGGTCTTGAAGCACCACTACAGCAAAAAAGGGCAGAGATGTTTCTTTCTCAATTTAATAGATACAATGAAAATGTAGATTATTGTAGATACCCAGAGTATGTTCATCCTAATAAGGCTAAGCTTAATAAATGTTCAAATTTTAGTGTCCAAGatagcaaaaaattagccaatggCACACCTGAAACACCAACTGTAGAAGCAGACACCTACACAAAGTTATTTCAGGTTAAACCAGCGAATCAGAAGAAAATGGAGGAGACAATCCCTGATCAGCAGAATTTCACATTTCCGAAAACTACGCCACATCTGACGGAGAAACAGTTCGCAAAGGAAGCAGTATTCACTGCTGATTTTGGCTTAACATCAGAATATGGACTAAAACCTCACACAGCTTGTCCTGCTAATGATTTTGCTAACGTCACAGAAAAGCAACAGTTTGCTAAACCTGATCCCCCACATTCTGAGTATTTTAAATCAGTGAATTTATTATCAAACTCAGCAACATCTTCAGGAGGTATCAATTTAAACAGACCAACTTGGATGAatgttcaaacaaaaaataacactCCTATTCCTTATCGAAATCAAGGTAACTTGATGAAATTAAATAGTCATTTAAATGCAGCTTCAAAAGGTTCTAACCATTCTTCAGATTTCCCCCAACTATCATCCACAAACTTAACCCCAAATAGCaatttatttcagaaacattGCCAAGAAAACCCTTCAGCATTTTCTAGTTTTGATTTTAGTTACAATGGTGCAGAAAGAATCCAATCTGTCAATCACATAGAAGGACTAACAAAGCCTGGAGAAGAAAATCTCTTTGAATTGGttacagataaaaaaataaagcagccaAATGGATTTTGTGATAACTATTCAGCTCAGCAGTATGGGataattgaaaatataaacaaacataatTTTCAAGCCAAGCCCCAGAGTGGACATTATGATCCTGAGGAAGGTCCAAAGCATTTAGATGGCTTATCACAAAATACATACCAAGATCTACTGGAGTCACAGGGTCATTCTAATAGCCACAGAACGAGAGGTGGAGACAATAGCCGTGTGAATCGCACACAAGCGTCATGCTTTTCTAATAATTATATGATGGGAGATTTAAGGCATAATCAGGGTTTTCAACAACTTGGTTCGAATGGGTTTCCCCTAAGATCCACCCACCCATTTGGCCATGCAGTTGTTCCACTGTTGGAGTCCTATGACTTATTTTCTTATGATGACTTAAGCCATTTGTACCCTTATTTTAATGATATGATGTATGGTGATAACTCTTTTTCTGGTCTCATGCCAACTTTTGGATTTCAAAGACCAATTAAAACCCGTAGTGGACCAGCCAGTGAACTTCATATGCGTCTAGAAGAGTGCTATGAACAATGGAGAGcattagaaaaagagagaaaaaag ACTGAATTAGCCCTTGCCAAGAATTATCCTGGGAAAAAAGTATCCAGTACTAACAACACTCCAATTCCAAGGCTGACTTCCAACCCATCTAGAGTTGATCGCTTAATTGTGGATGAACTTCGAGAACTAGCCAGA GTTGTGACTTTACTAGGCAAAATGGAACGTCTTCGGAGTTCTCTTCTTCATGCCAATATCTCTACTGCTCTTGATAGACACTTGGAGTCTATTCACATTGTACAGTCACGTAGAAAGGATGAAATTGTTAATGCTTCCAATCGGCAAAGGCAAGGAGTTCCTAGATGCCAAGATGACAGAGGTACAAATATTAATGCATATTCTTGTG atgtTTTTGCCCTTGCTTCAGCAATTAAAGAGATGTGTGTGGCTACTCGGAAAACACGCACTGCCCTGTGGTGTGCACTGCAGATGACCTTGCCAAAAACAGCCAGTACAGCTGATGTGGTAAAGGCTTTACAAGATACAGTAAACTGTGAAGATACAAAGTCCATGAAAGCATAA